The nucleotide window TACAGATTTGATGTAATTATTAACATTGAGGCAAACGAAAAGCCAGCCATATACTTAAGTAAAGACGTTATTGGATTTGCCAATGATATCAATGCGGAATTTGATATCGACCTATTCATTAATTCATAATTAAATGCCAACAGGGTAGAGAGCATCACAAATGCGGCAGCAGGCGGCTTAGCCTTCCTAACCTATGACTACATATATGACCATAACAGCCGCCGCACCCAAATGACTGTCAACAACACAGATGTATCTGCTTATCAATATGATGATATTGGTCAGCTTGTCCAGGTAACCGACAGCCGCGGCACTTTCACCTATCAGTATGACGGTACAGGTAACCGTACCGGAATGACCGGACCCGGCGGAACCGTAAACTACATCTATGACGAAGCCAACAGGCTGCTTCAGGCCGGAAACACCACGTATGGCTATGATAACAACGGCAACAGAACAAGCATGACTGATGCCAGTGGCACCACCGGTTACACCTATGACTATAACAACAGACTGACAGGCATACAAACACCGGGCGGCTCAGTAAACTACACCTATGACGGGCTGGGCGCACTGCTGAGCCGTGAAAGCACGGTATCAGGCTCAGTATATTACCTGAATAACGGCCTGAATGCCATCCTGGAAAGTGGTAACCCAGACTTTACCGACCCCACCCAGTTCACTCTCGGGGCAGGCGGCTTGCTGGGGCAGATTAATCCTGACACCACAGCCCAATACTTCTATTATGACATCATGGGCAGCCTTGGCGCTGTCGGTGACCAGAGCGGAAGTATTACCGGAACTTACCGTTATGACCCCTGGGGAGCTGTAATTGAACAGACAGGCTTTGAAACAAACCACAGCTATATAGGGAAATACGGGGTAACAGATGAACCCGAAGCCGGTCTAATCCATATGGGAGCCCGGTTCTATGACCCAACTGCAGGGGCATTCCTGCAGACAGACCCGGTAAAAGGCAGTATAAGCAACCCATATAGCATGGTCCCATATATCTATGCCTTAAACGACCCGGTGAACCTTATCGATCCTGCCGGTGAAATGCCCTCTTCCGCATGGTTTAACCAAAAGCAGCGGGAATGGGCCAACACCGCCGGTAATCTGCAGAGCTTCCTGAGGTCTAAAGGTTTCCTGAGCAAAAACGGCAAACAGCTTCCGGTAACGGGCACATATGGTGAGAATACTAAGGAGGCCCATTGGAATTATTACCTGTTCAGGGAAGCAATAGGAAGACCATATAACCCCGATGGGATGACAGACAGTTACTATGCAAGAAATTGGGATGATTCTTCCCAGAAGGAATTAAAGCAATGGTTTGCAGGAAAAGGTGAAGATGTCAAACAGCTGCAGGTATTCCTGAGGAATAAGGGTTACCTGGATGGCAAATATGTAACCGGGTATTTCGGCGCGATAACCAGAGACGCCTTGACTGACTATATGTACGGCAATAAAAAGGTTTCGCAGCCGAGTGTGGATAAACTGGCGGGGACAAGTGGTCAGGGAGGAACTGAAAACAAACCTGCGTATGACCCAAATATTAAAACTTGCCATAGCGGTGATCCAGGGGAAGTTATTCCAATTTCATTATGGGATGACCCCACATTTATAATTCTTTCTTTA belongs to Phosphitispora fastidiosa and includes:
- a CDS encoding RHS repeat-associated core domain-containing protein → MTVNNTDVSAYQYDDIGQLVQVTDSRGTFTYQYDGTGNRTGMTGPGGTVNYIYDEANRLLQAGNTTYGYDNNGNRTSMTDASGTTGYTYDYNNRLTGIQTPGGSVNYTYDGLGALLSRESTVSGSVYYLNNGLNAILESGNPDFTDPTQFTLGAGGLLGQINPDTTAQYFYYDIMGSLGAVGDQSGSITGTYRYDPWGAVIEQTGFETNHSYIGKYGVTDEPEAGLIHMGARFYDPTAGAFLQTDPVKGSISNPYSMVPYIYALNDPVNLIDPAGEMPSSAWFNQKQREWANTAGNLQSFLRSKGFLSKNGKQLPVTGTYGENTKEAHWNYYLFREAIGRPYNPDGMTDSYYARNWDDSSQKELKQWFAGKGEDVKQLQVFLRNKGYLDGKYVTGYFGAITRDALTDYMYGNKKVSQPSVDKLAGTSGQGGTENKPAYDPNIKTCHSGDPGEVIPISLWDDPTFIILSLGTGGELRAGGQLARTAWGSVDDLFRVATSANKAGLSPVGRAIQKHTGREITGFTVEHTGQAASNSANGAKFLEELLTNPNSSFTVKNHAVHGQVVDVRLPNGLGARWTVDGQKFIGLLEAYTPK